The region aagaaaaataattcttgattTGAGTTTAGATGTATGAATATAAGACTGTCACTAATTATACTTAATGTAGTTTTCTTAGttgtaattttcttaaatttataagttgcttaaaaacaaaagaaaataaaaaataagaatccTTACAAACCTATGCTatctataaatgttttatttaattttatcagtaCTTCCTAATCGTTctgtatgttatatatatcatcCTGTGTACGTATTATATTGTAGTGTCAGAATCTTTAGGATTACCTTAGCTTTTTCAACAAgcaagttattttttatcacaaattttAGTTGATAactcatattttaaaatctagatttgttttaaaaataaaaaaaaatatgacctTTTTGGTTAATTTTGTAGTATCTCTTGTTAATCTATAAGTTTCTGCgcttgattaaaaataaaactttacatTTTCGCTgtaggaaaaaataatttaaaagtaaaggATAAAGTAAAGTACGAACAATAGAcctgttctttttagctgaacttcttgcatggtttatcttttctctttttccctccaacgtgaaaagagaattattatattatacagagagatattatattatcaatacaTTTTGGGAAATGTATTGATAGTATTAaaaatccataatttttacattaaggctcctgggtagtcaccgcggccatattggattcttactatcgaggcgaggaaaacacctaattttaagttgcggtattttccgaaataaaaagacatttcaataaaaaatcacgacAGATCGTTTCAGcacatttcaaaaattgaccggatactatccttttccctcgacaataaacaaacagccataaaacgaagcctaaacatatGGAAAACAAGCCGTTTGACGACTATCGAAAAGAGTGGTGAATGTTCCTtccgcatatatatttcttgcaaatcttaccatccggtcaattttacgagtttcacgaatacgttaaacgttagagcacaagtacagagcgaataataaagaaatataccgcaacttaaaatgaggttgtcaacatgtcacaagacagaattctccattggagagagtgagaggagagagttcttatttctgccgcgacggtacggcgccaccgtcaacgcagagttctcggctcagggaccaggagccttaagtttgctatagattttcagtactgtcAGTACAATTCGGAATACAccaaaaaatagaataaagtcTCTAAACGCTACCTGACAAAACAATTAAGGTGTCGGTGGTTCAGAGATGCCAAATTTGAACTCGCGCCACTCGCGGCGGGTCGAATAGGATGCGCGACCCCTCCATCTATCTTCCGGTTCCGGATTAGCCTAGCCGGCGCGCGAGTCTGGCAACGCTGCAATAGCCACGTTCATTTGTTCATTCGTTATAAGTTTTTTCTCATATGTAGTTGTTGATATAGTACATGTTCACAGTAGCGTGTGGAAACTTGATTCGATAAAAGGAAATCTTAATCAAAGGAGTCAGTTGCCACAAGTCTGTACACGtattagtttaataatttcttcatcTGGACGGTGTTGGAATATTACCGAAGCATGTCGTTTGCAAGGAAACGTAAGATTATAGGTCCGGCCACAAGGACCATAGTACCGTACCGTGGTTCGACTGATCAAGACTCAACGGAAAAGCGAATAAGACGTAAAACGGAAGAGGAGGTTGTAAGTTGTTAACAGTTCTGACGTAAAACGGAAGAGGAGGTTGTAAGTTGTTAACAGTTCTCTTTTCAACTTGACTacggctgcggtccacttgatgctacaaatgcttcgaaatCTTCTCCTTTCGttcaataaagaaagaaggagaaaaagaacgtttcaaagcatttgtagcgtcaagtggacagCAGCTTTTTACGTGTTATTAAAACATTAGAAAGCGCATAAGATTTTGTAgtataaatgaattaatacATTCGCGACATTTTCTGAAGCAATTCCATGCATTTTACGTAGCAAAGAAAATTCATAAACATTTATTCACGTATCAAATCTGTTTTCTACTCATGTGTAATTTGAatggatttaaaaattatttatgcaaaagtctCTCAGATATCTGTTACTAGTATAGGAATTCAAGATAGaactttatatgtaatataaggaatattcagaatattattttgacatatatatatgtatcaaattttttgaattgtataattatatttataaaaattgaatatatgtacattatgtatattatatacatatgtatattaacgTGCATgatgtataaaattagaaataacaaatttaattcttatgaGAATTTTACACATAGATCGTCTACCACTCTAACAATAAAACTTAGACGAGAAAGCAATTTACTAATAATTCTTGTAAGTTTTCCTCTATAACTTggctattaatttaattcttttttatgattatctgtttataaaatgttattcttattaaaaatgatatattaaatgtaggATGTCTACTTTCAGTGTAATCCAATTTCAAATGATTCTATACATgataaacatattattacatgttaagattattgtttgaaatacagtctattttattaagaagCATAGACACTTTTAGGACTATTTAATGttgattattttcattattcataaataaattatttccagaCTTCTGACAGTGAAGAAGAAAGTGATGAGGATATCTGTACTGAGATTGTACCTGGAAAGGAGCAAACAGTGTCTTTACCATTGTCACCTTCCTATATAAAGAGCTGTTCTCGAACTCAGATTAAGTCGACTATAGTTGACCATACATggaaaattgatcaatttatgTGTCTTCCTAATATCATGAGTATGATAAAGTCGCCACTGTTTCCAGACACAGGTCAATACATGATTCAAATAGATATTTCACGTCAATCTGATACAATATTTGTAttcaaattttgtatacttacTAGTAAAACATTTAACGGTTCATGTACCACTACTATAATGCTACAGCCTGATGCAAGAACTTTAACATCAAGATTCATTACGGGTGGTATATCGAATAAGACATTGTTACTTGAAATCTCGACATCTAACTTTCGAATTCATTATTCAGATACTCTTATAGTACATTGCAAGTTGGAATATTTTCATGATCTGGAACATAAAACTACACGTATGAATTTAATACCATCGTCAACAGTTTTTTCAAAAGACGctagatattttgaaaatttgatcTTTGACAAGGAACCTAAAGATGAGGAATCAATCAAATTTGTGGTAGGAAGAGAACAGTATTTTgtatcaaaaaaattgttgtggGCCAGTAAGAGTAGctactttaaaaatatctgccGTACACATGAGCagggaagagaaaaaaatatgacaaagGAATTAACGAGTAACGAGTTACAAACttttaaacagattttattatatattataactggCTCAGTAAAGCAATGTGATCATGAcatgcttaaaaaattattaacagcaGCTGATAAATATGATGTACTAGCTTTGAAACTGACATGTGAACATTATTTGTTACGCAGTCTTACGATTGAGAATGCCGTAGAACTTGTGCAGCTTGCGTCTTCgtgtaatgcaaaatttttagaagTGCATTcggcaaattttattaagtttcatacaaaagaaattacaaataCTAAGGAATGTTGAACTCGTttacaatcaaaataatattaatgcagaaaataaaagaaaatgtaaacacGCTTgaaatcatttctttttattattgtttaattaaaattttatgtcgaTTAATattcgatttatataatattgcagtcttgaatataaattcataaaacatgatagatattttttttttcatttaatgtGTAAACATGTTTcctttattttcacaaatatattataatttttattttttatgtgt is a window of Temnothorax longispinosus isolate EJ_2023e chromosome 1, Tlon_JGU_v1, whole genome shotgun sequence DNA encoding:
- the LOC139816328 gene encoding uncharacterized protein isoform X2; translation: MSFARKRKIIGPATRTIVPYRGSTDQDSTEKRIRRKTEEEVTSDSEEESDEDICTEIVPGKEQTVSLPLSPSYIKSCSRTQIKSTIVDHTWKIDQFMCLPNIMSMIKSPLFPDTGQYMIQIDISRQSDTIFVFKFCILTSKTFNGSCTTTIMLQPDARTLTSRFITGGISNKTLLLEISTSNFRIHYSDTLIVHCKLEYFHDLEHKTTRMNLIPSSTVFSKDARYFENLIFDKEPKDEESIKFVVGREQYFVSKKLLWASKSSYFKNICRTHEQGREKNMTKELTSNELQTFKQILLYIITGSVKQCDHDMLKKLLTAADKYDVLALKLTCEHYLLRSLTIENAVELVQLASSCNAKFLEVHSANFIKFHTKEITNTKEC
- the LOC139816328 gene encoding uncharacterized protein isoform X1, which produces MMYKIRNNKFNSYENFTHRSSTTLTIKLRRESNLLIILTSDSEEESDEDICTEIVPGKEQTVSLPLSPSYIKSCSRTQIKSTIVDHTWKIDQFMCLPNIMSMIKSPLFPDTGQYMIQIDISRQSDTIFVFKFCILTSKTFNGSCTTTIMLQPDARTLTSRFITGGISNKTLLLEISTSNFRIHYSDTLIVHCKLEYFHDLEHKTTRMNLIPSSTVFSKDARYFENLIFDKEPKDEESIKFVVGREQYFVSKKLLWASKSSYFKNICRTHEQGREKNMTKELTSNELQTFKQILLYIITGSVKQCDHDMLKKLLTAADKYDVLALKLTCEHYLLRSLTIENAVELVQLASSCNAKFLEVHSANFIKFHTKEITNTKEC